One window from the genome of Rhodopirellula halodulae encodes:
- a CDS encoding DUF1501 domain-containing protein: MNMPLDSARHGFLQWQTRRHFLKDCSLGLAGMWLGSQATNASADSSSGQHPPHFPAKAKRVIFLHMAGGPSQLELFDYKPDLQQLDGQDTPTSFLEGKRFAFIQGVPKMLGPQFPFAQHGESGAWVSDRLPHFQSVVDKVCFVKSMHTTQFNHAPAQLLLHTGNQNLGAASFGAWTMYGLGSENQNLPGFVVLVSGGKTPSAGKSVWGSGFLPSVHQGVQCRSQGDPVLYLSNPDGVSREQRRRALDALAKLNRETFQQTGDAEVLTRISQYEMAFRMQTSATEAFDLTQETADVHAMYGTEPGKESFANNCLLARRLAERDVRFIQLFHWGWDSHGAGANEAINKGFHDRCREVDQPMTALLKDLDQRGLLDDTLVVWGGEFGRTPMRENRGGREMKLIGRDHNPGAFTMWFAGGGIKPGVSIGHTDDIGYEAVENKVSPHDLHATLQHLLGIDHHKLTYMSQGLPQRLSNVTQPSRVVTDMFA; this comes from the coding sequence ATGAACATGCCACTCGACTCCGCGCGTCATGGTTTCCTTCAATGGCAAACGCGACGCCACTTTTTAAAAGACTGCTCCCTGGGTTTGGCCGGCATGTGGCTGGGCAGCCAGGCCACCAACGCCTCGGCTGATTCAAGCTCCGGTCAGCACCCGCCGCACTTTCCCGCCAAAGCCAAACGCGTCATCTTTCTGCACATGGCTGGTGGCCCCAGCCAGCTTGAGCTGTTCGATTACAAACCGGATTTGCAACAACTGGACGGACAAGACACCCCGACCAGCTTCCTCGAAGGCAAGCGATTCGCCTTCATTCAGGGAGTCCCCAAGATGCTGGGACCGCAATTCCCTTTTGCCCAACATGGTGAAAGTGGAGCGTGGGTGTCCGATCGTCTGCCGCACTTCCAATCGGTCGTGGACAAGGTTTGCTTTGTCAAATCAATGCACACCACGCAGTTCAATCATGCTCCGGCTCAACTTCTGCTGCACACCGGCAATCAGAACCTCGGTGCGGCATCCTTCGGCGCTTGGACCATGTACGGACTGGGCAGCGAAAACCAAAACCTGCCCGGCTTCGTCGTGCTCGTCTCCGGTGGCAAAACGCCTTCGGCTGGAAAGAGCGTTTGGGGATCCGGATTCTTGCCCTCCGTTCATCAAGGCGTGCAGTGCCGTAGCCAAGGTGACCCGGTGCTGTACCTTTCCAATCCCGACGGCGTCAGTCGCGAACAACGTCGAAGAGCGTTGGATGCGTTGGCGAAACTGAATCGCGAAACGTTCCAGCAAACAGGCGATGCGGAGGTTCTCACCCGAATCTCCCAATACGAGATGGCGTTCCGGATGCAGACCAGCGCCACGGAAGCCTTTGACCTGACGCAGGAAACCGCCGACGTTCACGCGATGTACGGAACAGAGCCCGGCAAGGAATCGTTCGCCAACAATTGCTTGTTAGCCCGCCGCTTGGCCGAACGAGATGTTCGCTTCATCCAGCTTTTCCATTGGGGTTGGGATTCACATGGTGCGGGTGCCAACGAAGCCATCAACAAAGGCTTTCACGACCGTTGCCGGGAAGTGGACCAACCAATGACGGCTCTGCTGAAAGACCTGGATCAACGAGGCCTGCTCGACGACACGCTGGTGGTTTGGGGCGGCGAGTTTGGCCGCACACCGATGCGTGAAAACCGTGGCGGCCGCGAAATGAAATTGATCGGCCGAGACCACAACCCCGGTGCATTCACCATGTGGTTCGCCGGTGGCGGTATCAAACCGGGTGTCAGCATCGGACACACCGACGACATCGGCTATGAAGCGGTCGAGAACAAAGTCTCACCCCACGATTTGCATGCCACACTCCAGCACCTGCTCGGCATCGACCATCACAAACTGACCTACATGAGCCAGGGTCTGCCGCAACGTCTGTCCAACGTCACTCAACCCTCGCGAGTCGTCACCGACATGTTTGCGTGA
- a CDS encoding tetratricopeptide repeat protein encodes MIAITRSSFCCSAVLLTLMVASQAAAQTDRLYPRGGEVVLGRIKSISKNGIVMTVSGKDQTFNAGAIEKVLFQGDPSGLTEGREFALDNQFEQAITELKTVDAGKLNRDEQKADFAFYVMYCNAQQALSGNGDLRSAASGALNFIKQNTNSWHFFETAKLLGDLAMSLKSYDQASKYYGSLRTAPSAETKIESMYLNSLVKLAQDNAADAASDLQKIVGISVQSAEGARLQTLAKAGLAVALAKQGKGDEAISTVNELIAKLNPTDTETAAAIYNAQGASYAAMGDNEGALLAYLHTHLMFSTYPAAHAEALKQLAELWTQVGKPDRAAEARSELQQRYPGLSG; translated from the coding sequence ATGATTGCCATTACCCGTTCATCGTTCTGTTGCAGTGCTGTTTTGTTGACCCTGATGGTCGCATCGCAGGCGGCTGCACAAACCGATCGTCTCTATCCTCGTGGCGGAGAAGTTGTGCTGGGCAGGATCAAGAGCATCAGCAAGAACGGCATCGTGATGACGGTCTCGGGAAAGGACCAAACATTCAACGCGGGGGCCATCGAAAAGGTTCTCTTTCAAGGTGACCCAAGCGGCCTGACCGAAGGCCGTGAGTTCGCGTTGGACAATCAGTTCGAGCAAGCCATCACCGAATTGAAGACGGTTGATGCCGGAAAGCTCAATCGCGACGAGCAAAAGGCGGATTTCGCTTTTTACGTGATGTACTGCAACGCTCAACAGGCTTTGTCAGGCAATGGCGATCTTCGTTCGGCAGCGTCGGGGGCGTTGAACTTCATCAAGCAAAACACCAACTCATGGCACTTCTTCGAAACCGCGAAATTGTTGGGTGATTTGGCGATGAGCCTGAAGTCCTACGACCAAGCCTCGAAGTACTACGGATCGTTGAGGACGGCACCATCGGCGGAGACGAAGATTGAGTCGATGTATCTCAATTCGTTGGTCAAATTGGCCCAAGACAACGCGGCGGATGCTGCCAGCGATCTGCAGAAGATTGTTGGGATCAGTGTGCAGTCGGCTGAGGGGGCTCGCCTTCAAACGTTGGCCAAGGCGGGATTGGCGGTGGCATTGGCGAAGCAGGGCAAGGGCGACGAAGCCATCTCGACGGTCAATGAATTGATCGCGAAGTTGAACCCAACCGACACCGAAACCGCCGCTGCCATCTACAACGCGCAAGGCGCGAGCTACGCCGCCATGGGCGACAACGAAGGAGCCTTGCTGGCGTATTTGCACACGCATTTGATGTTCTCAACCTATCCAGCCGCCCACGCGGAAGCCCTCAAGCAGCTTGCGGAATTGTGGACTCAAGTCGGCAAACCCGACCGCGCCGCCGAAGCCCGATCCGAGTTGCAACAACGCTACCCCGGGCTCAGCGGTTGA
- a CDS encoding BBP7 family outer membrane beta-barrel protein: protein MSKRLVTTCVFGLLALMAAPLHAQTRSSRSAQSGSVRNASYIEQDARASWQPVRDLSKKASAASTRTSQPQSANVRLVDHTATLPAPPMPPSIDPIIESGTISHSMPLDGQVVYDPMLDGGCDSMPMGSCGCGDHGCDGGCGSMTYGGCDGIGCGAGVCHNGDPMCGEYNDCDAMRPCVTLCWPQDGWFSAEYLLWWQDGMALPPLVSTDVLPSQRFPNDPGRVLYGGNDVLTENMDGLRLKFGFWLDKCHTWGIGAEGFGIGEETESYRASGADSQFLGRPFINVANGSVEDQQQVAFPNQLAGTVAVDVDSRLRGWGLHLRHLRRSDASCSQGLFCGCPEHTCERFEYLVGFRQVELREGVRITEDLASIPTAPDTTVLQYDIFDDFRTRNQFNGLDLGWMYKRTRGYWTFDALIRLGVGNTRQRVTIDGETSIDGGAAQAGGLLAQNSNIGEYSRDEFSVMPQLDLTVGYQITDQLRATFGYTFLYWSNVVRPGDHIDRRVDTAQLPNGTTPATPVLADYPAFEWDNTDYWAQGINFGGEYRW from the coding sequence GTGTCAAAACGTCTAGTTACAACCTGTGTCTTTGGGCTGCTCGCCTTGATGGCGGCTCCTCTGCATGCACAAACACGATCATCCCGATCCGCGCAGTCGGGTTCGGTGCGAAACGCCAGCTACATCGAGCAGGACGCTCGTGCATCTTGGCAGCCCGTTCGTGATCTTTCGAAGAAAGCATCTGCTGCTTCGACCCGAACCAGCCAGCCTCAATCGGCCAACGTTCGATTGGTGGACCACACGGCGACGTTGCCCGCACCTCCGATGCCACCTTCGATCGATCCAATCATCGAGAGCGGCACGATCAGCCACTCGATGCCTTTGGATGGCCAAGTGGTTTACGATCCAATGCTGGATGGCGGTTGCGACTCCATGCCCATGGGAAGCTGTGGATGCGGCGACCACGGATGCGATGGTGGTTGCGGCTCAATGACCTACGGCGGGTGCGACGGCATCGGTTGCGGTGCCGGGGTGTGCCACAATGGCGACCCAATGTGCGGCGAATACAACGATTGCGATGCGATGCGTCCCTGCGTCACGCTTTGCTGGCCTCAGGACGGTTGGTTCTCGGCAGAGTACCTGCTGTGGTGGCAAGACGGCATGGCTTTGCCACCGTTGGTGTCCACCGATGTGTTGCCTTCGCAACGATTTCCGAATGATCCTGGTCGGGTCCTGTACGGCGGTAACGATGTGCTGACCGAAAACATGGACGGACTGCGACTGAAGTTTGGTTTCTGGTTGGACAAGTGCCACACGTGGGGCATTGGTGCCGAGGGCTTCGGTATCGGTGAAGAAACGGAAAGTTACCGAGCGAGCGGTGCAGACTCACAATTCCTCGGTCGTCCCTTCATCAACGTTGCCAACGGCAGTGTCGAAGATCAACAACAAGTCGCTTTCCCGAACCAATTGGCAGGAACCGTCGCGGTCGACGTCGACAGTCGTTTGCGAGGCTGGGGTTTGCACCTGCGTCACTTGCGACGCAGCGACGCCAGTTGCAGCCAGGGACTGTTCTGCGGTTGCCCCGAGCACACCTGCGAACGATTCGAGTACTTGGTTGGTTTCCGTCAAGTGGAACTGCGTGAAGGCGTTCGCATCACGGAAGACTTGGCCAGCATCCCAACGGCTCCTGACACGACCGTGTTGCAATACGACATCTTTGACGACTTCCGAACTCGCAATCAGTTCAACGGATTGGACTTGGGTTGGATGTACAAACGGACTCGTGGCTACTGGACCTTCGACGCTCTAATTCGCTTGGGCGTCGGGAACACTCGTCAACGAGTCACCATCGACGGTGAGACGTCAATCGATGGCGGTGCGGCACAAGCCGGCGGCTTGCTCGCTCAGAACAGCAACATTGGTGAGTACAGCCGCGACGAGTTCTCGGTCATGCCACAATTGGATCTGACCGTCGGCTACCAAATCACGGACCAACTGCGAGCCACCTTTGGGTACACGTTCCTGTACTGGTCCAACGTGGTTCGACCTGGCGATCACATCGACCGACGAGTCGACACGGCTCAATTGCCAAACGGCACGACCCCAGCTACGCCTGTCTTGGCGGATTACCCCGCTTTCGAATGGGACAACACGGATTACTGGGCTCAAGGCATCAACTTCGGCGGCGAATACCGCTGGTGA
- a CDS encoding PSD1 and planctomycete cytochrome C domain-containing protein, which translates to MLSRFTALAVAFALLADPCQVIDGLCLANEPTLDASNSPAATSSTQTNADDRVDFNSQIRPILVANCTSCHGGVKQAGDLSFISGSDVLPPDGWVVEPGDPEASILMKRITTEDADIRMPPPDEHPDPLSAEDVDLLRRWIRQGANWQNMWALGPLAPQSDTPTGTTSNAWGTQQLDQIVHAQLNERGLEPSEEAPPSQWLRRTAFDLIGLPPSEQQLAEFLEKLEQASTPGDRESVYAAQVDTLLSSPHFGERWASVWMDLARYADSKGFEKDPHRDMWPYRDWLIDAFNADMPYDEFTLKQLAGDLIPNATANDWIATAFHRNTQTNTEGGTDDEEFRIAALIDRVNTTWIVWQASTFGCVQCHSHPYDPIEHSEYYASLAMFNDTVDADLDNDYPTLRIPKDRDSIESAVQLQREAESLRHQRNALGWQVAESISWNSLPATEFATQNGQLRRDGDQIMTDGGTFPPGNQYTVEFNLDTLTSQLEEQTLSALQVIISPRNQDPAQWPEQGSVLSHFKAEWIDADNQAEAIAISEVFVDAITGSNDPSDALRGNATGTGEYPKLTGPRFTVFVLAEPASLESLQEKNVRALKLTMVQSHSTSGNVATPIRRFQWLGTSNAIMQNLLQSERWSAINQDWQSAKKAASKISGPNLPVICNRPETAKRETRLFLRGNWMDRGDVISPAIPVAFTEGTTVVPEHINNRLELAKWLVSNQNPLTPRVWANRIWAQLFGIGLVETQEDFGSSGLQPTHPQLLDHLAVQLRDEHKWHLKPFLRELVLSATYRQNNHVAEDLQKADPRNQWLARGPRTRLSAEMVRDQALAVSELISDTIGGPSVMPPQPDGVWQTVYSGASWKTAEGNDRYRRGLYTYWRRTSPYPSFLTFDSPTRDLCAPRRIATNTPLQALVTLNDPVYHECAQALVSRVMKQSSSNNDTIDSLISQIFVWVTQSQPSETERSELVALYKDLKEAPETDAESTTIDAPALAIVASTILNLDKALTK; encoded by the coding sequence ATGCTCTCTCGCTTCACGGCATTGGCTGTGGCGTTCGCGTTGCTCGCGGATCCGTGTCAGGTTATTGACGGATTGTGCCTCGCGAACGAACCCACCTTGGATGCATCCAATTCTCCAGCGGCAACGTCCTCGACACAAACGAATGCTGACGACCGAGTCGATTTCAATTCGCAAATCCGTCCGATCTTGGTTGCCAACTGCACGTCTTGCCACGGCGGCGTGAAGCAAGCCGGCGACCTCTCATTCATCTCCGGCTCCGATGTGCTTCCGCCCGACGGTTGGGTCGTGGAGCCGGGCGATCCCGAAGCATCCATTCTGATGAAACGGATCACCACGGAAGACGCGGACATCCGAATGCCTCCGCCGGATGAACATCCGGATCCCTTGTCTGCCGAAGACGTTGACTTACTGCGACGTTGGATTCGACAAGGAGCCAACTGGCAAAACATGTGGGCTCTGGGCCCACTTGCTCCGCAATCAGACACCCCCACCGGGACGACATCAAATGCGTGGGGCACTCAGCAACTGGATCAAATTGTTCACGCTCAACTAAACGAACGCGGATTGGAACCCAGCGAAGAAGCTCCTCCGTCTCAGTGGCTTCGTCGGACGGCGTTCGACCTGATCGGATTGCCGCCCAGCGAACAACAACTTGCTGAGTTCCTTGAAAAACTCGAACAAGCTTCCACCCCCGGCGATCGCGAATCCGTTTACGCCGCTCAGGTCGACACCCTGTTGTCATCGCCACACTTCGGTGAACGTTGGGCCTCCGTTTGGATGGACTTGGCTCGATACGCCGATTCCAAAGGCTTCGAAAAAGATCCACATCGTGACATGTGGCCCTATCGTGATTGGCTGATCGATGCGTTCAACGCCGACATGCCCTACGACGAGTTCACACTCAAACAACTCGCCGGTGACCTGATTCCCAATGCCACGGCCAACGACTGGATCGCGACCGCGTTCCATCGCAACACCCAAACCAATACCGAAGGCGGAACCGATGACGAGGAATTCCGAATCGCGGCCCTGATCGATCGCGTCAACACAACTTGGATCGTTTGGCAAGCCAGCACCTTTGGTTGTGTGCAGTGTCACTCACACCCCTATGATCCAATCGAACACAGCGAGTACTACGCTTCGCTGGCGATGTTCAATGACACCGTCGATGCGGACCTCGACAACGATTACCCCACACTTCGTATCCCCAAAGACCGCGACAGCATCGAATCCGCGGTTCAACTTCAACGCGAAGCCGAATCGCTTCGTCATCAACGCAACGCACTCGGTTGGCAAGTCGCGGAATCGATTTCATGGAACTCCCTTCCAGCAACTGAATTTGCAACTCAAAACGGCCAATTGAGACGTGACGGCGATCAGATCATGACTGACGGAGGCACGTTTCCTCCCGGCAACCAGTACACAGTCGAGTTCAATTTAGACACGCTGACCTCACAACTCGAAGAGCAAACGCTTTCGGCGTTGCAAGTCATCATCTCGCCGCGAAACCAAGATCCCGCTCAGTGGCCCGAGCAAGGTTCCGTGCTGAGCCACTTCAAAGCCGAATGGATCGACGCGGACAACCAAGCCGAAGCGATCGCCATTTCAGAAGTCTTCGTGGACGCAATCACCGGAAGCAATGACCCATCCGATGCACTTCGCGGCAACGCCACCGGCACCGGTGAATACCCGAAACTAACGGGACCACGCTTCACCGTTTTCGTCTTGGCGGAGCCCGCATCGCTGGAGTCACTCCAAGAGAAGAACGTTCGTGCGTTGAAATTGACGATGGTTCAATCTCACTCGACCTCGGGAAACGTTGCCACGCCCATTCGCCGTTTCCAGTGGCTCGGCACCTCCAATGCAATCATGCAAAACTTGCTGCAAAGCGAACGATGGTCGGCAATCAACCAAGACTGGCAATCGGCAAAAAAGGCGGCTTCCAAAATCTCAGGCCCCAACCTGCCCGTGATTTGCAATCGTCCGGAGACCGCCAAACGCGAAACCCGCCTCTTCCTTCGCGGAAACTGGATGGACCGTGGCGATGTGATCTCCCCCGCGATTCCGGTCGCCTTCACCGAAGGCACCACGGTTGTCCCTGAACACATCAACAATCGCCTGGAACTGGCAAAGTGGTTGGTCTCCAACCAAAACCCACTGACGCCTCGTGTTTGGGCCAACCGCATTTGGGCCCAACTTTTCGGAATCGGATTGGTGGAAACCCAAGAGGACTTTGGTTCCAGCGGTCTCCAGCCCACGCACCCGCAATTGCTGGATCATCTGGCGGTTCAACTGCGTGATGAACACAAATGGCATTTGAAACCATTCCTACGCGAACTAGTGCTATCAGCAACCTATCGGCAAAACAACCATGTTGCCGAGGACCTTCAAAAAGCGGACCCCAGAAATCAATGGCTGGCACGTGGCCCCCGCACTCGTTTGTCCGCCGAGATGGTACGCGACCAAGCATTGGCGGTATCGGAACTGATCTCAGATACCATTGGCGGGCCGTCGGTCATGCCGCCTCAACCCGATGGTGTTTGGCAAACCGTTTACAGCGGAGCATCGTGGAAAACAGCCGAGGGCAACGACCGCTATCGACGTGGGCTTTACACTTACTGGCGTCGCACGAGTCCTTATCCAAGCTTCCTAACCTTTGACTCGCCGACACGGGACCTCTGCGCTCCGCGTCGCATCGCAACCAATACGCCCCTGCAAGCCTTGGTCACGCTGAACGATCCGGTCTATCACGAATGCGCACAAGCCCTCGTGTCACGCGTGATGAAACAAAGTTCCTCCAACAACGACACGATCGACTCCCTGATCTCTCAAATCTTCGTTTGGGTCACTCAATCGCAACCGTCCGAAACAGAACGGTCCGAATTGGTTGCTCTGTACAAAGACCTGAAAGAAGCCCCCGAGACCGACGCGGAATCGACCACCATCGACGCTCCCGCCCTTGCGATCGTTGCCAGCACCATCTTGAACCTCGACAAAGCCTTGACCAAATGA
- a CDS encoding LapA family protein codes for MRIPNQINRDNLYSRRERISTPTQTYRRLFRLLLALVLVLMVMKQAARPGVYAIFFPETMVQIQPGPSQQEPLPSGEVSNGEPAPGLASESQTGEATEPNASTNTTTDEWETLQAEIAQQILSERGLSEAGTLDDTERTPSRMEQESLIAQIKDGTVWRAADQPALCATLALHRSPSESRGESPGAWNQHPPFEPVVETGVLPLLQQPDVYQGRTVRGVGKLARLNRVQANSNHWGIDHYWECWLQPEDGSQRPWLTIVPDLPSGLRQLAPAETNPASVDVASPRPTIVVEGEFIKRLSYQSANGAELTPVVVGHVHAVRSNGNRVVAAGLRSAARQSSTTAPRTQSNDVSIGTLVGIATLIGLTLGIVVMWRSRVLHQRMRARRNARNVNLPTLLVLATALSIGCFGLPVASAQDNSATTANSLLDVLPGFDLPRLRQLGNQMKDAAQRREAVSEQAKLVFRLKRLSDDVLQQRANEASDSAASIGDAIEIAGTIESLRLIQVPAELVEFLNLRQVVELEIHTPDSATLRLVCGPLPDAVAVGDEVSGIGVALEEAESSSTTNQSPTASTVTVAAAGNLRWKPRNPTSLGWEVLGELDVDLSRLPEIATLSRQPLGDRDSTIFFSMIGAAHQAGTMTTDQQPLGPTVSAMRAAVAEVKPADLLKSPEEWLGQWIVLDAETVRWTRVAIESETRQQQVGQDHYFQLDAIGDLGNVQLKIATGNGETVTMENRFPMTFVTARLPAFLGSSDALSGTIAKPVRVEGFFYRLWSYESDFMASHGGKQFAPLVIAGRWIDRTPVSTDPIGVRWIGTIAAIAVVMAIAGALLFAGLNRRGDRRAKAHRGTTSL; via the coding sequence ATGCGTATCCCCAACCAAATCAACCGCGATAACCTCTACAGTCGGCGTGAACGAATCAGCACGCCGACACAAACCTACCGGCGGTTGTTCCGATTGTTGCTCGCACTGGTCTTGGTTTTGATGGTCATGAAGCAGGCCGCACGACCGGGCGTCTACGCGATCTTCTTTCCAGAGACGATGGTCCAAATTCAGCCTGGACCCAGCCAGCAGGAACCACTCCCCTCCGGAGAAGTCTCAAACGGCGAACCAGCCCCCGGACTGGCATCCGAATCGCAAACCGGGGAAGCCACTGAACCAAACGCTTCGACCAACACCACCACTGACGAGTGGGAAACACTGCAAGCAGAAATTGCTCAGCAGATTCTCTCGGAACGAGGTCTCTCTGAAGCAGGAACGCTCGACGATACCGAACGTACTCCCTCTCGTATGGAACAAGAGTCATTGATCGCGCAGATCAAAGACGGAACGGTTTGGCGAGCCGCAGATCAACCCGCCCTCTGTGCAACTCTGGCACTGCACCGCTCCCCGAGTGAGTCGCGAGGTGAATCACCCGGTGCTTGGAATCAACATCCGCCGTTCGAACCGGTGGTGGAGACTGGTGTTTTGCCGCTGCTGCAACAACCAGACGTTTATCAAGGACGAACCGTTCGCGGCGTGGGCAAACTCGCTCGCCTGAATCGAGTCCAAGCCAATTCGAACCATTGGGGCATCGATCACTACTGGGAATGCTGGCTGCAACCGGAAGACGGAAGCCAACGACCCTGGCTGACGATCGTTCCCGATCTCCCCAGCGGCCTTCGCCAACTCGCTCCCGCGGAGACAAACCCCGCTTCCGTGGATGTCGCGTCACCACGGCCCACGATTGTGGTCGAAGGCGAGTTCATCAAAAGACTGTCCTATCAATCCGCCAATGGAGCCGAGCTGACTCCAGTGGTGGTCGGACACGTGCATGCGGTTCGGTCCAACGGAAATCGTGTCGTTGCAGCGGGACTACGCTCTGCCGCGCGCCAATCGTCGACGACGGCTCCGCGGACTCAATCCAATGACGTCTCCATCGGAACACTGGTCGGCATCGCCACGCTAATCGGTCTGACACTGGGCATCGTGGTGATGTGGCGTTCTCGCGTGCTGCATCAACGCATGCGAGCCCGACGCAACGCCAGGAACGTCAACCTGCCAACGCTGCTTGTTCTGGCGACCGCTCTCAGCATCGGATGCTTCGGACTTCCGGTGGCATCCGCTCAAGACAACTCAGCCACAACAGCGAATTCGCTCTTGGACGTGCTGCCCGGGTTTGATCTGCCTCGCTTACGGCAACTCGGCAATCAAATGAAGGACGCCGCACAACGACGTGAAGCGGTGAGTGAACAAGCCAAGTTGGTGTTTCGCTTGAAACGTCTCTCGGATGATGTGTTGCAACAACGAGCCAATGAAGCTTCTGATTCAGCAGCATCCATTGGCGACGCGATCGAGATTGCGGGAACCATCGAATCGCTGCGTTTGATCCAAGTGCCAGCGGAGCTGGTCGAATTCCTCAATCTGCGACAGGTGGTGGAACTTGAGATTCACACCCCCGACTCCGCAACACTTCGATTGGTCTGCGGGCCTCTCCCCGATGCGGTGGCGGTTGGTGACGAAGTCTCGGGAATTGGCGTGGCACTCGAAGAAGCGGAATCGTCTTCAACCACCAATCAATCGCCAACCGCTTCCACCGTGACCGTCGCCGCGGCGGGCAACCTGCGGTGGAAGCCTCGCAATCCAACCTCACTCGGATGGGAAGTCTTGGGCGAATTGGACGTGGACCTTTCGCGACTTCCTGAGATCGCGACCTTGAGCCGCCAGCCTTTGGGTGACCGCGACTCCACAATTTTCTTTTCAATGATCGGGGCAGCACATCAAGCCGGAACAATGACCACCGATCAACAGCCACTCGGCCCCACCGTTTCCGCGATGCGCGCCGCGGTGGCCGAGGTCAAACCAGCGGACCTGCTGAAATCACCTGAAGAGTGGCTCGGACAATGGATCGTCTTGGATGCGGAAACCGTGCGCTGGACGCGAGTCGCGATTGAATCTGAAACACGGCAACAACAAGTCGGCCAGGACCACTACTTCCAACTGGACGCGATTGGTGACCTTGGCAACGTGCAACTGAAGATCGCAACGGGGAACGGCGAAACCGTGACGATGGAAAATCGTTTTCCCATGACCTTCGTGACCGCTCGACTGCCGGCCTTCTTGGGATCGAGCGATGCCTTGTCCGGCACCATCGCCAAACCAGTCCGTGTCGAAGGATTCTTCTATCGGTTGTGGAGCTACGAGTCTGACTTCATGGCCTCACATGGTGGCAAACAATTTGCCCCGCTGGTGATTGCCGGACGCTGGATCGACCGAACGCCTGTTTCCACGGACCCAATCGGAGTCCGCTGGATTGGAACCATCGCCGCCATCGCGGTTGTGATGGCCATCG